The bacterium genome window below encodes:
- a CDS encoding DUF1232 domain-containing protein — MKFADKVAFYSSPMGKLRLLAHLPQLLKLYWRVFTDRRVSLVPKLVLVAGMLYFAVPLDLIPDFPLVGLGQMDDLVVLILAARLFIAMSPRSVVEEHVRLIDEGA, encoded by the coding sequence ATGAAGTTCGCCGACAAGGTCGCCTTCTATTCCTCGCCGATGGGCAAGCTGCGTCTGCTGGCCCACCTGCCGCAGCTGCTGAAGCTCTACTGGCGGGTCTTCACGGACCGCCGGGTCAGCCTCGTGCCCAAGCTCGTGCTCGTCGCCGGGATGCTGTACTTCGCCGTGCCGCTGGACCTGATCCCTGATTTCCCGCTGGTGGGGCTGGGGCAGATGGACGACCTGGTGGTGCTGATCCTGGCGGCGCGCCTGTTCATTGCCATGTCGCCCCGCAGCGTCGTGGAGGAGCACGTGCGGCTGATCGATGAGGGAGCTTAG
- a CDS encoding EamA family transporter, which translates to MADEVLAPQTPAEPSSAPAEARARHRKWQQMAGLAFLAQGLAGVTQKGLTELPGEYRVFFLWCTYVVAALLSYVLFRRRGGCVKPAAIVIGTISGTTCVLSVYFLLTALKRVGGVVVFSVIPALALALTLLAGWLVFQERLSRQQTWGVLLALVGIILVQL; encoded by the coding sequence GTGGCTGACGAGGTGCTGGCTCCCCAGACCCCGGCCGAACCGTCGTCGGCGCCGGCCGAGGCGCGCGCGAGACACCGCAAGTGGCAGCAGATGGCCGGCCTGGCTTTCCTGGCCCAGGGACTGGCCGGGGTGACGCAGAAGGGTCTGACGGAACTCCCCGGCGAGTACCGCGTCTTCTTCCTCTGGTGTACGTACGTGGTGGCAGCGCTGCTGTCCTACGTGCTGTTCCGACGGCGGGGGGGCTGCGTCAAGCCCGCGGCCATCGTCATCGGCACCATCTCCGGCACGACCTGTGTGCTGAGCGTCTACTTCCTGCTGACGGCCCTGAAACGCGTCGGGGGGGTAGTGGTGTTCTCAGTGATACCAGCCTTGGCCCTGGCGCTGACCTTGCTGGCGGGATGGCTGGTGTTCCAGGAGCGCCTGTCGCGGCAGCAGACATGGGGTGTGCTGCTCGCCCTGGTGGGGATCATCCTCGTGCAGTTGTAG
- a CDS encoding DUF58 domain-containing protein has translation MTDIIQALEPAALARLANMELRARTIVEGHFSGQHHSHFKGASVEFADHRNYSPGDELRHLDWKLYGRTDRFFVKQYDAETNMSVMLVLDASGSMQYASGEITKAQYGSYLAAGLAYLTSRQGDAPGLALLDGGVAGRLMPRTRPAHLRRLWEMLEETLVGPGLVPRPGTSTDGRGTSPRPTDGALADSLAEVAAMLTRRGILVLISDLLEPPERLLRALRYFRHRGHDVVVLQVLDEAEVNFPFRGAVEFQDLESGQRLRTETADIRRSYLEGFRQHQETICDGCRSAGLDYELMLTTEPFGRALTAYLGRRMALS, from the coding sequence ATGACAGACATCATCCAGGCCCTGGAACCGGCGGCGTTGGCCCGACTGGCCAACATGGAGCTGCGCGCCCGGACCATTGTGGAGGGGCACTTCTCCGGCCAGCACCATAGCCACTTCAAGGGCGCCAGCGTCGAGTTCGCCGACCACCGCAACTACAGCCCCGGTGACGAACTGCGCCACCTGGACTGGAAGCTATACGGCCGCACCGACCGCTTCTTCGTCAAGCAGTACGATGCCGAGACCAACATGAGCGTCATGCTGGTGCTCGACGCCAGCGGCTCGATGCAGTACGCCTCCGGGGAGATCACCAAGGCGCAGTACGGGAGCTACCTGGCCGCCGGGCTGGCGTACCTGACCAGCCGGCAGGGGGATGCTCCGGGCCTGGCGTTGCTGGACGGGGGCGTCGCCGGGCGGCTGATGCCCCGCACGCGCCCGGCGCACCTGCGGCGGCTGTGGGAGATGCTGGAGGAGACGCTTGTAGGGCCGGGGCTCGTACCCCGCCCCGGAACGTCCACAGATGGGCGGGGTACAAGCCCCCGCCCTACAGACGGCGCGTTGGCCGACAGCCTCGCCGAGGTGGCCGCCATGCTCACCCGGCGGGGCATCCTGGTGCTCATTTCCGACCTGCTGGAGCCGCCGGAGCGGCTGCTGCGGGCCCTGCGGTACTTCCGCCACCGGGGACATGATGTGGTTGTCTTGCAGGTATTGGACGAGGCGGAGGTCAACTTCCCGTTCCGCGGCGCGGTGGAGTTCCAGGACCTGGAGAGCGGGCAGCGGCTGCGGACGGAGACGGCCGACATCCGGCGGAGCTACCTGGAGGGCTTCCGGCAGCACCAGGAGACGATCTGCGACGGCTGCCGCAGCGCCGGTCTGGACTACGAGCTGATGCTGACGACGGAGCCCTTCGGGCGGGCCCTGACAGCGTACCTGGGGCGGCGGATGGCGTTATCATAG